The Loxodonta africana isolate mLoxAfr1 chromosome 18, mLoxAfr1.hap2, whole genome shotgun sequence genome includes the window CTACTCCTCTGtgagtttgtcatgctgtggtggcttgagtgttgctatgatgctagaacctatgccactggtatttcaaataccagcagggtcactcgtggtggacaggtttcagcataggttccagactaagacagactgggaagaaaggcttggggatctacttctgaaatcagccaatgaaaaccttatggatcacaacagaccattggccaatatagtgctggaagatgaacccctgcATTGGAAGACATTaaacaatagccacaacaatggactcaaacacaccagtgatctgaagatggcaaaggaccaggcaatgttttgttctgttgtataaaggtcaccatgagtaggcgctgacttgacaacaacaaatcCCCCTACCAGGACTGATGCATAGTAAACAGTTGATAAATAGATTCTGGCCTCTGATGACATGGTTTATTTACTgtgacattataatacttttaaGTTCATGTATAACAACGGTCTCATAGCCCCCACAGTTCCGAGGCGGCGTGTAGCAGTTAAAAGCACCAGCTAAAGTGGCAGAGTGGATCTGAAGTCTAGCTCCACCATGACTTACTAGCTGCATGGccctttaatttcctcatctctaaagtagggatagaagccctggtggtgcagtggctaagatcTCAGGCTGcttaaaggtcagtagttcaaatccaccagccgctccttagaaaccctatgaggcagttctactctgtcttgtagagtcactatgggtcggaatcaattcgatggcaatgggtttggttttcagttttgtCTAAAGTAGGGATaaggtcactgggtggtgcaaatggtttgtactcaactgctaacctaaaggttggcggttcaaacccacctagcagctccaagggagaaaagacctggccatccgTTTCTGTTAAGGttctagccaagaaaaccctatggagcagttctactctgtaccacatagagtcgtcatgagttggagtcaaccaacaactccacggcaactaacaacaacaaggtaaggATAATAAGAATGCCAACCACCTAGAactgttgtgaggactaaataagTGAATATATGGAAGTGTCTGGTACACGGTAAGTACTCGGTAGATGTTACCATTATTACCTTCTTTCATCATAAATGTCTTACCTATtctggacccctggtggtacagtgattaagagctcggctactaaccaaaaggttggcaatttgaatccaccagccgctccttggaaaccgtatgggataGTTCAACGGGTTTGGAAGGACCCAAGAGCTTGATGTGGGCATGTCACTGGTAATCCTCACCAGGGATGGATTAACTAGTAAGCAAGGTGCGCATGGGCTTACCTTTCTTTATCACTGATGTGGCgataaacaggtgaaattgtgcactacagattagtaagccaagtaagcccgtgcatagcttgcttattgggtaatctgtccccgattcctggcccaccctgttccTTTCACCCAACTGATGACCACATTATAAGGCAAGCACACACCAACAAggaactctctgtgcctcaactTCGCTCTCTACCTAAGTCCTTTCCATTCATCCTGTCTCACGTTCGGCCTCCTGGCCTACTTCTCATTACCAGGTCACCGGGCCTGTCCTTTGTAAAAGCTCCTGGCTGCAATCTCCCACCTTTTAGAATCAATGGCTGCTCCACGATGAACCTCCTAGAGCTTCACTAGACTTCTACTCTGGACTCTTCCTTAGGTGAAATTTAAAGCAAGCCTGGTCCAGCCCCATAGAGCCTGCTTGCCCAAGGGTTTCTTCCTGCCTTTGTGCAAGCGGTTTGTAATTGGCTAttaacctagaggttggcagtttgagcccacacaggcacatggaagaaaggcctgctgatgcTTCTgaaatgattacagccaagaaaactctatggagcagttctactctgtaacacatggggtcgccctgagtcagaactgactcactggcaacgggtttggttttcggttttggcTGGGAAGGCTATGGGCTCACCTGTTCCTCCTTGGAGTTGATGACGACCAAGTGGGCATCCTCCAGCTGGCAGTACTTGTCAGCCTCAGACCAGGTTTTTCCAGAGCGAGAGAACCAGTAGCAGCTGCCGTCATGCTCCATCCAGTTAACGGGGCAGCATTTTGTGCCTGAGGGTGAGGGGGCAGGGGGCCATGAGATCCCTCAGAGGCGGCATGCGCAACAGTGCTGGAGACCCACATCCCCCACCCCTACCATTGCTCTGGAAGAATGTTATATGACACTCCAGGATGCGCAGATCAACCGGGAACTGCTTCAGGTGAAGGAGCAAGTTGGCATGATCTAGGAGGACAGATGGACAGACGGTGAAGTGGACAGACAGCGTGGGTTCCCACCCACCAAGACCGTGCATAGGAGCCCAGCCTTTGGCTGAGGACACGCATACACTATCTAGGGAGGGGTCTCTGACCTGATTTCAGGTCCTCGTTCTGTTTCTCCAGGTTGGCTTCCAGAAATGTCACCCTGTCACTTACGTTGACTCCTGAAAGAGAAAAAAGCTAAATCATTTTCCCTAGATTCTGCTTCCTTAACATCCCTCACCATCACCTTCTCCTGGGACGTTTGGAGGGTCTACCCCCCTGGCCTCCCTGACTCCATCCATTCTCTCTACGTCTCCAAAGTGGTTTTTCTGAAGCACAGACCGGATCAGCTCACTCCCCTGATTAAGTCCCTCCAGTGGATCCCCAttttctcaaaacaaaacaaaaaaaaagccttactTAAATAGCATGGCTTTCTCGCATGGCCTGGCCCCTACACACCTCTCTGGCCCACCCCTTACCACCCTCCCCACCAATTACCAGCTCCGGCCACACCAGAATTGACAGCTCACAATATGGGCAGGGGTTTTTCAAACCTCCTGGCCAGTGAGATGGTGTTCTGTCCAACCTGGCACTTAAGCCCCATCTTCTTCACTTGCCCAACTCCTATTCATCCTCCAAGACCCCTCAACTCAGGAATCTGTATCCCTGGAAGACTTGCTCAGTTTCTCGGGCTGGGTTCTCTGCCCCAGTCTGCACCCCCGTTCCCTGAACATGCCTCTATTGCAGACCCCATATCAGGCACCCACACTGTGCCGAGTAGATCTGTGTGGATAAACAAATGCCTGAACCATCTAACCACCCCTGCCCACTGCTCTTGAGACAGCACCCACTCACCATGGAAATTGAGAGCCCGGAcctctgtcagggtggtcactgagAAGTTGTTGAAAGTTTCTTTGAGGGCCCGCAACTCCATCTGCAGCTGTGTGCCTTGTCGGGAGACAATGGGGACCAGGACAAGGTGGAGGGGGCTGTGTCCCTAAGACAACCCCACCACTGTCAATGCAACTGTCCCCCTCCCCATCCCATCACTGTCTTTATcactgttgctgttagctgcacTGAGTCAACCCctggctcacggtgaccccatacacTACGGGATGGGGCTatcgtgctccacagggttttcactgggtagtttttgaaagtagatcaccaggcctttcttcctagtcaatctcagtctggaagctccactgaaaccagtttAGCATCATGGCAGgacgcaagcctccacagacaggtggtggcttcaCATGAGATACATTGTCCAGGAGTTAAACCCAGcactcccgcatggaaggtgagaattctaccactgaaccatcaatgtcCCCTCCTCCATCACTGACACCTCCACCGCTGCCCTATAACCACCCTCATCACCACCCCCACTGCTTCCCCTGGCATTGCCCTCCACCCCTGCTCAGTCACTTCCCTCAGTTATTTCTGCCAATATCACTGCCCCATCGCACCCCATCACGTTGCCCCCATCTCTTCCCCTGCCATCATTCCCACTGCTCTCACCACTACCCCACCGCTGCCCCCACTGTCATACTCACTTTGGGACCCAATCATACAGATGACCACCAGCAGCAGGACATTGAAGCCCAGGGCGAGCAGACTGAGGCGGGGTCGGGAGCAGAAACGCTGCAGGAAGGGCTGGGGGGGAGGTGTCCCTGCAGGAGAAGGGGTGTCAGGAGAAGGAAGGGGTGTCCAAAGGACAAGGGAGTTGGAGAGTGAAGCACAGCAGAAGCAGAGAGGGAACAGAAGTCTGAGGAAGCATGACCCGTGGCAGGGGAAGGACTCTCACTGGGGGGAGGGTTGTTGGAAGATTCAGTGGGCTTTGACCCCCAGCATCCGGGCtttgtacacacatacatgcctAGACacccttgcacacacacacacatttacacactTGCACCCACATGAACATGTACAAGCATGCACAGGTACCTACACAGGTGCACACAACACACATGCACGTGGACACACGATATCCACATCCCTTACGTGCAAAGCCCTGCTTCTAGAGCTGGGGGACAGGGACACACAGACGTGGCCAGGGGGCAAGTCTGGCCCTTATGGACATATGTCCTGAGAAAGGAGGTCTATGAGTGAGTGGGTGTCCCCTCCTGCCCAGCCAGCAGGAGGGGCTCCAGATCACCTCAGGGCTTCTTGGCCTCTGCTCTTCTGAGCCCTTGACTGGGGTCCCTAGAGGCTGGCCCCTGGATTCCTCTTGGGCTCCACGCCTGGGCTCCTCAAACAAGGCCAGGACTGGAACAGCCCCTCCGCCTCAAAGCCCACCGGGATCCTCAAGTCCAGGTCATTTCACCTTAGACCACTCCTCAAGGGCCACCCCCCAGACTCCATCCTCCATATCTCTCACCACTCAGGGCCTCCTCTCCCCAACTCCCTCTGCCCTTGCTCCCCGGGCAACCCTAATTCCACTGTaaactctccctttccctttaacCTTCAGCCATGACACAGAAATCTCCTCTTCCCCTTGATCAGCTTGAACCctggccacacacacacacacacacacacacacacacacatattcatacACAATCTTACACACATTTTTCATACTATCTCACAAAAACACATACACATTCTCATGTTCTCAACACATCAACACACCCTCCTCACACTCACACCTGCGTTAACACATACATTCTCTTGTgtgcactcacacacatacaattGCACACATTCATATattctcccacacacacacatacacaccctaaCACACACATTCCcccacacacctacacacacttACACCCACGTCATCACAACAGACCTGCCTCatccctcctgccttcccctcAGGCCCAGAGGAAGGACCATGCTCCCAGCCCTGAGCTCCTGCATTTGCACTATCCACCTACAGATGGAACGCTTCCTCTGATTCCACGGacttctcttcctcctcatcGCTGTCACACTCAGACACCCCCACAGGTGAGGCAGGGGCCCAGAATCCTCCTCAGTTCATCTCCTGTCACATCCTGGGTTGGACACCATCACTGAAAGTGGCCACCCATAACCCTGACTTCCTCACTCCAATGACTGTCAACTGCCCCCACTTGAGCCTCACTCAGGCCCCCACCTTGGCCCCAGAAGCCCCGCCTCTGATGCCCTGACTGCCCACTCTGAGCAcagccccaccaccaccaccgcacCACTTGCAAACAACCCCCCACCCCTGGCAGCTCCCCAACCACAGTCTTCCTCACCCAGGCAGGACTCCATGGCTGAGGCCCTGACTGCTCTTTCTAGTCCTGTCGGCTCAGCAGGCCCTTGTCCTGCTGCCCAGTCTGACCTATAACCCCCCAGCTCTAGATCAGCCCAGCAACAGGCCTCTGTGTTTCTACCCTGAAACCAGACAGCCCACAGGTGTATTCCAGCTTGCCACCAGCTAGCTCTGAGACAATGCAGGAGTCATTCAACTTCTTagtgcctcaattttctcatgtgAGAATGGGGACAACAAGAGTTCTTACCTCATTTGTTGTTCTGAGAACTAAATGAGTTAAAACATGTGAAGTGCTGCTTAAgtttgaaagtaaaagaatctGTCCCAGATAGAGAAACAGGGACCAGACTTTCCTTCCCACCCAAAACAACCAAAACATAAGAAACAACAGTTGTCAAGATATTGGACATCAGTCAACAAAGGACAATGATTTCTGAGAGCTGGGGAACAAACAAGGTGAGCCCTATGATTGTCCCAGCTTACTGCTTTGAGAAAATTTTCAGGGAGGGGGGATCCAGGCAGAGCCCAGCAGACTCCCCGGGTTGAGGAGACAGAGCTGAGAGTCTGGGGAGATGAACATGGCTAGAGTTCACAGGACAGagcacaaaagaggaaaaagctGCACAGAGAGAGAACCTTGGAGATCTGTAGAGAGTTCCACTCTCACAATCAGCTGAGTACTGAGTACTACACATAAGGAAATTACCAAAGgccaagaaaaaaacaatctgaaAAGATGAGGAAACAGTGGCTGGCAATCATACAGAGCTAGGAATAGTGCCTATTCCCACCAGCCAGACTGGAAAAACTCATAatcctgagaaaaaaaaaatttgggtaAAGTATCCCAAGAAGGTCTTGCCTCAGTAGTGGAGTAAAAGTAGCCATAGACTGAGCACTGCTCTAGAGACCCAAAAGGATTCATCTGATTCCAAGTAAGTTAACTCAtcccagaacaaagctcaagaatacctggaggaaaaaaaaaaaaaaaaatgcgcaGCAGCCAACAGGATAAAATATACAATGTCTGGCATCCAATCAAAGATTACCAGGcacacaaagaaacaggaaaatgtaACTCACATGGGGAGATTAATAAATCAATCAAACCTGGTGCAGAACTGACACAAGTGTTAGAATTAGCAGACAAGGACATCAAAACAGATATTATACCTGTATTCAATAAGTTCAAAAAGTTaagtagagacatggaagatattAAAAGGTACCAAATCAAATGTCTAGAGATAAAAACTACAATGTCTGCAATGAAAATACACTGAGTAGGAATAATAGCAAAGTAGACGTGTGTAAGAGAAGATTAGTGAACTTAAAGACATAGCAATAATAACTACAAAATGAAGCACTGAGTGAAAAAAGAATCCAAAAATGGAGAGAGCATCGGTGAGCTGTGAGCCACTTGAAGTAACTGGAGTCTCCAAAGGAAAGAGGTcaagagaaaaatatttgaagaacaaTGGCCAAAACATTTCCAAATTTGATGGAAACTATAAATATGTAAAGTGCTAGGAAGATTAGAGTATGATACTGGTAAGCAGTTGATaaatgggtggtacaaacagttaaggactcagctgctaacttgaaggttggaggttcgagtccactcagaagaAAGGGtcgatggtctacttctgaaaagtcagccattgaaaaccctatggagcacagttctgttctgacacacacagggtcaccatgagtcagaatgaactcaacagcaactggtttactagTTGGTTACTAGTCCACAGAGGCTGCTGGAGAGAAATGCACTGATGGGTTGCACCACCTTGGACTTGCCCCTCAATGTTGTCCATCAGTCCTTTTAGGTAAGCTCCGTCTCCCATTAAAGCCAAAGCTTCTGGACTCTCACTAAGCTTCCAGCTCAAACTCTGAATCTCTCATCTTCAGAAGAGCCAGCAATATCCGAAATTATTTTTGAGTGTTCACTAGGTACCAGGCATCATGTGGGCACTGGGGACACAGAGCAGAGCAAGATAAGTGTGGCCTCTGTCCTGTGGAGGCTAGTGCCTGGTGGAAGGCCTGACAGCCCACTACACAGGGAGAGGAGATGCCTGACCCTCCTGCCTTCCCCAGCTCCCACCCTCACCTGCAGCAGCACCAGCCCTCCCTTGGAGTGCCAGCCTCTTCTGGCCCTGGGCTAACCAATCCCCCTCCCTGAGCTCCGAGCCCCAACCCCTCCTGTCTCCACAGAACCTTGATCCCTTACCAGCACTCACAAGCCCTGACACCCTACTGGCTCCTGCCCTTCCTTCTAGAACCACTCAGGCCTCTCTCACCCTGAAAAACTTTTGCCCAGACACTTGGGCCTTCAAACAAGATTTGTTAGAgaaaggaggggggagggacCAGGAATCTTTCTGGATCTCTCTGTGCCCATTCACCCTTACATGCACACTTCTTGTTTAATCTGCATTccttacacacacagacacacacatatatatatatatacacagcatACACGGAAGCAAGAGGGGAGAAAACCATCCTCAGTTTCCTATTATTCCAACACCCCTGAGTACATTCCCTTTCCTGGGGTCCTGGGGTGGAGAAGAAAGTAGGGTTGGGGCAAGCAGAGGCCTCAGGCACCTCACACCTGGAGAGAGTTGGTCTGTGTTCACAGAGTGACTGACAAAGACCTCGAGAGAGCAGAGCACCAGCAGGAGCTAAGGCAGAGGTGGTGCAAAGCCCCAGACACTGGACACTTGCCTTCCCAAAATGGATTTTCTCTTCTGAGATTGTGTCTGCGAGGGCGTGGCCCCTCACTTCTATCCAGCTGGTGATCATTTTCCTCAGAGTCCAGCTGCTGGATGTCTTGAAAGTCCTTCACCATGATGGGCCCAGGACTGGAGCCGGACCTGCACTGTGTTGAGATTGCTTTTAGGGGTGAACTGGGGCTGAGATTGAGGCTGGCACTTGTGGTGCTTGTGGAGGCTGGCGATAAGGTCAAATCTAGGTTGAGATGATGGTTTGGTTTGGATCTGACTTTGGAGGTGACTTCATTTGTGGCTGAGGCTTGAAATACAGCTGGGGCCTATTCCCCTCTCAGGGTATTGGGGCTTTGACTGGAGCCTTGGGCCTTTCCCCGTTATTCTCATGAGCCAAACCACCCATATCTTCCTGTTCAGCCCCCACTGTCCCTGAACCAGCTTATTAATCACAAGTATCTCCAGCCCGACCTGCCTCCCCACACTTGATTACCTGCTAAAGGTGTGGAAGTCTGACTCCTTGATCCCTCAGGCAGCCCAGGCTCCAGGATGAAGGGGGTTAAAGCCTGGAGGACTGGAATAGGTGGTGCTAGACAGGAGAGGAGGGGGCTGGCCCATGCAGGGCCTTGAGCCCAGTGTGTCTGAGTGTTCAGGCGTTTTCTCACCTGGCATCTCCTGCCCCTAGGACTTTGGACAgtaaacagaaaaggaaatggaGTTGGAACTCAGGCAAAGGGCCATGGGGGTGGGGAATAGGGACTTCTCTGTCCTCATCCACAGAGAAGGGGGTCTCCTAGACCGTCTTGCCACCCCCCCCATGCCAGTTGATATGCTCTCATTATGTGATTTGGGGCGGGGGGCCAGGCCAGGAGACTGCGGTATGGTTTTGCTTTTTCAcctctgccccctccctcccctccctcacttCCTGCCTCCAAATTTCCCAGAATTGCCTAGTGTCTCCAAACACCCCTACCAGGATCAAAGgaccattaatgtaaactcacaTGTCCCCCCTAAGCAAAAAAAGCCCACTTTCCCCCTCCCTAGCACCCTGGCAAACACTAATAATCTTTGAGTTCTGTatctttgcttatttcatgtaagtgagatcatgcaatatttgtccttttgtcactgacttatttcgctccgcatgaatgatgttttcaaggttcatccatgttgtgaaatgcatCAAGATTTCATTCACTTTATGGCTAAGCAATagtcatacatatatatatataaaacacatatatatatacatacatataaacccactgctgtcaagtcgattccgactcatagtgaccctatagaacagagtagaacagccccatagaacttccaaggagtgcctggtggattcaaactgctgacctcttggttagcagccatagcacttaaccactatgccactagggtttccatatacacacacgtacatacgtAATTTGCGAGACCAACAACTTTTtcactgtaaatacctttttcaacaacataagtggtgactatacacatggaccttgccagatggaatacacaggaatcgaattaaacacatttgtggaaagagacgatcattgttgttaagtgcagtcaagtcggttccaactcatagcgaccctatgcacaacagaacaaaacactgcccagtcctgcgccatccttacaatcttgttttgcttaagcccgttgttgcagccgctgtgtcaatccatctcgttgagggtcttcctcttttccactgaccctgtactttaccaagcgtgatgtccttctccagggactgatccctcctgacaacacgtccaaagtgtataagactcagtctcgccatccttgcttctaaggagcattctggttgtatttccaagac containing:
- the ASGR2 gene encoding asialoglycoprotein receptor 2 isoform X1, producing the protein MVKDFQDIQQLDSEENDHQLDRSEGPRPRRHNLRRENPFWEGTPPPQPFLQRFCSRPRLSLLALGFNVLLLVVICMIGSQSEYDSGGSGTQLQMELRALKETFNNFSVTTLTEVRALNFHGVNVSDRVTFLEANLEKQNEDLKSDHANLLLHLKQFPVDLRILECHITFFQSNGRGTKCCPVNWMEHDGSCYWFSRSGKTWSEADKYCQLEDAHLVVINSKEEQQFILQHASPFHTWLGLTSTGGSWKWVDGTDYENGYKNWAYTQPDNWQGREVGGSEDCVEIQSNGQWNDDLCLQMHRWVCETRKNHTTGSL
- the ASGR2 gene encoding asialoglycoprotein receptor 2 isoform X2, which encodes MVKDFQDIQQLDSEENDHQLDRSEGPRPRRHNLRRENPFWEGTPPPQPFLQRFCSRPRLSLLALGFNVLLLVVICMIGSQSTQLQMELRALKETFNNFSVTTLTEVRALNFHGVNVSDRVTFLEANLEKQNEDLKSDHANLLLHLKQFPVDLRILECHITFFQSNGRGTKCCPVNWMEHDGSCYWFSRSGKTWSEADKYCQLEDAHLVVINSKEEQQFILQHASPFHTWLGLTSTGGSWKWVDGTDYENGYKNWAYTQPDNWQGREVGGSEDCVEIQSNGQWNDDLCLQMHRWVCETRKNHTTGSL
- the ASGR2 gene encoding asialoglycoprotein receptor 2 isoform X3: MVKDFQDIQQLDSEENDHQLDRRTPPPQPFLQRFCSRPRLSLLALGFNVLLLVVICMIGSQSEYDSGGSGTQLQMELRALKETFNNFSVTTLTEVRALNFHGVNVSDRVTFLEANLEKQNEDLKSDHANLLLHLKQFPVDLRILECHITFFQSNGRGTKCCPVNWMEHDGSCYWFSRSGKTWSEADKYCQLEDAHLVVINSKEEQQFILQHASPFHTWLGLTSTGGSWKWVDGTDYENGYKNWAYTQPDNWQGREVGGSEDCVEIQSNGQWNDDLCLQMHRWVCETRKNHTTGSL
- the ASGR2 gene encoding asialoglycoprotein receptor 2 isoform X4 yields the protein MVKDFQDIQQLDSEENDHQLDRRTPPPQPFLQRFCSRPRLSLLALGFNVLLLVVICMIGSQSTQLQMELRALKETFNNFSVTTLTEVRALNFHGVNVSDRVTFLEANLEKQNEDLKSDHANLLLHLKQFPVDLRILECHITFFQSNGRGTKCCPVNWMEHDGSCYWFSRSGKTWSEADKYCQLEDAHLVVINSKEEQQFILQHASPFHTWLGLTSTGGSWKWVDGTDYENGYKNWAYTQPDNWQGREVGGSEDCVEIQSNGQWNDDLCLQMHRWVCETRKNHTTGSL